One window of Camelina sativa cultivar DH55 chromosome 4, Cs, whole genome shotgun sequence genomic DNA carries:
- the LOC109132571 gene encoding uncharacterized protein At3g60930, chloroplastic-like, with translation MANTSEPISSPEVEGEQLIRRSSRRKTLDPDRTTQIGESSRSASEVPPRLVRCSAGTSSSQVLPPPSIRPKEESTELTQDVLSQEEDRFVPLGLLIEDIDPLFDHKGQIGGEKSLSSSKTVNDMLNSCGLFNSEVTILIPREDQRPWNPPEGYICLYECYFTECGLLFPIPALISLYAQRCRIAICQFVPGAICNFMAALTVAAEVGVNIGVQCFEQLSNFKLSKSLHRWEVNMRPAHNFLVGKRVSKFQKWMNRYFYVRVDQYSLANPLGVHRRVWNENPDRPFCATRLAPNYHPVRDALLTGNNRQWEFITRIRVETAMGKPRTTFPSFARSLGRTAEPTGARVLESDNLQIVRRDTQAAIEADIDPSQSRTEIDPIPDKTEVDPTQDPGENVNTIDVAEEDILPLALENANLSTEEQDVPQVEAGSKRRKKKKRQTGKNPVAEPQPVVNRKRSAEEAGLESADRFRLGRRNDKTDRFSYHYFGDYPLVTNREASGELFRTLKTSSRILPSADDLEFKQAFLDVAECHLMTAAKMNTLNQLYDMRAKSSKKSGLELEKVKECAEQIRIASDAKDARIKELEALVAEKDGIIASSELKINELNSQALTLEEEKNELQESCDGLKVQLNFEVKRLRRDRWEKVERTTMKAQTRLDKVKAYLLEQEKLRPLEDLLNQASGIQETVQYLVENGAIIPPEQIKEIDEKKAEAEETVKAIDVLDLNEKDLNMSPDQLGYGFPPPPERRLQSPSSIRTVPMPIAFRPI, from the exons ATGGCAAACACATCGGAACCCATCTCTTCGCCAGAAGTCGAGGGTGAACAGCTAATTCGTCGATCTTCCAGGCGGAAAACTCTCGACCCAGATCGTACCACACAGATCGGCGAGTCGAGTAGATCGGCTTCCGAAGTCCCACCACGCCTTGTTCGCTGTTCTGCAGGAACTTCATCTTCACAAGTATTACCGCCGCCATCAATTCGTCCTAAAGAGGAAAGCACCGAACTGACTCAAGACGTACTGTCACAAGAGGAAGATCGGTTTGTTCCCTTAGGACTCTTGATCGAAGATATCGATCCCTTATTTGACCATAAAGGGCAGATTGGTGGTGAAAAGAGTTTGAGTTCGTCCAAAACCGTGAACGACATGCTTAACTCATGCGGTTTATTCAACAGCGAAGTCACAATTCTGATTCCTCGAGAGGACCAACGCCCTTGGAACCCTCCGGAAGGGTACATATGTCTATACGAATGTTACTTTACCGAATGTGGCCTCCTATTCCCAATCCCTGCGTTGATATCGCTCTACGCCCAAAGATGCAGGATAGCGATCTGCCAATTCGTCCCCGGAGCTATTTGCAATTTTATGGCTGCCCTCACTGTAGCAGCCGAAGTCGGGGTTAATATTGGAGTTCAATGTTTCGAACAGCTATCCAATTTTAAATTGTCAAAGAGTTTACACCGCTGGGAAGTGAATATGAGGCCGGCGCACAATTTTCTTGTCGGTAAAAGAGTGAGCAAATTCCAGAAGTGGATGAACCGCTACTTCTATGTCCGCGTCGATCAGTACTCACTCGCTAACCCATTGGGTGTTcatcggagagtgtggaatgaaaatcctg ATCGTCCATTCTGCGCGACGCGGCTAGCTCCAAACTACCATCCCGTCAGAGACGCTCTATTAACCGGAAACAATCGTCAGTGGGAGTTCATCACCCGTATCCGTGTTGAAACAGCGATGGGCAAACCCAGGACGACGTTCCCAAGTTTTGCTAGGTCGCTAGGACGAACTGCGGAACCTACCGGGGCACGTGTCCTTGAATCGGACAATCTCCAGATAGTTCGCCGTGACACTCAGGCTGCCATTGAAGCTGATATCGACCCATCTCAAAGTCGAACTGAAATCGATCCCATCCCAGACAAGACCGAAGTTGATCCTACTCAGGATCCTGGAGAAAATGTCAACACAATCGATGTCGCGGAAGAAGATATTCTCCCTTTGGCCCTAGAGAATGCCAATCTTTCGACCGAGGAACAAGATGTCCCGCAAGTTGAAGCTGGTtccaaaagaaggaaaaagaaaaagaggcaAACCGGAAAAAATCCAGTCGCTGAGCCACAACCGGTAGTGAACCGTAAACGCTCAGCGGAAGAAGCTGGACTGGAATCTGCCGATCGATTTCGCCTGGGAAGGAGAAATGATAAAACAGATCGCTTTTCCTATCATTACTTCGGCGACTATCCTCTGGTGACCAATCGTGAAGCCTCGGGCGAGCTCTTCCGAACCCTGAAGACCTCCAGTCGAATCCTTCCGTCGGCGGACGATCTTGAATTTAAACAGGCGTTCCTCGATGTAGCTGAGTGCCACCTAATG ACTGCCGCCAAGATGAACACGCTGAATCAATTATACGATATGCGTGCCAAATCCAGTAAGAAATCTGGATTGGAGCTCGAAAAGGTGAAAGAATGCGCAGAGCAAATCCGGATTGCCAGCGACGCCAAGGATGCAAGGATCAAAGAGCTCGAGGCGCTTGTTGCCGAAAAAGACGGTATCATTGCCAGCTCCGAGCTGAAGATTAATGAACTGAACTCCCAAGCGCTTACtctcgaagaagagaagaacgaaCTGCAGGAATCATGCGACGGGTTAAAGGTTCAGCTCAACTTTGAAGTCAAGAGACTCCGGCGAGATCGTTGGGAGAAGGTGGAGCGAACAACAATGAAAGCGCAGACTCGACTGGATAAGGTTAAGGCCTATCTACTCGAACAGGAGAAACTTCGTCCCCTGGAGGATCTGCTAAACCAAGCTTCCGGGATACAGGAAACGGTACAATATTTGGTCGAAAATGGGGCCATCATCCCGCCGGAGCAAATCAAGGAGATTGACGAGAAAAAGGCCGAAGCTGAGGAGACTGTCAAGGCGATCGATGTCCTTGATCTGAATGAAAAAGATCTCAACATGTCCCCGGATCAACTTGGCTATGGATTTCCCCCCCCCCCGGAACGACGGCTCCAGAGTCCGTCCAGCATCCGCACGGTTCCAATGCCGATAGCTTTCAGGCCGATTTGA